Proteins co-encoded in one Salvia splendens isolate huo1 unplaced genomic scaffold, SspV2 ctg281, whole genome shotgun sequence genomic window:
- the LOC121789581 gene encoding uncharacterized protein LOC121789581, with amino-acid sequence MEDIGLFNQGLKWLQSKDCYSVARTAASCLRDKIGIFKERHWPMVCCGCAKFGRGLLFLLVYWKNCSISGFQSFAGLGSAALLVIMWSCFLSLTSMSCLLYVLLSMGAAGAAVQYLGYTPGLFIVGLFAILILWMYANFWITGALFIVGGYLFSLNHARLVVFMATLYSMYCVKSQVGWLGVFLAINLAFLSNDVLNYLIKWCDNLSESTHFEEHKEADSFTENDFCTKCDYSAPTEVETEEEKLKSCKSATKPASPSLIVEKPKEVASKAVVREDGSSQIEMQRILSSGNHYEALGFLRHKKIDVILLKKEYRKKAMLVHPDKNMGSPLASESFKKLQSAYEVLSDAVKKRDYDEQLKKEESKFVMQKSASTSYQTTDFCSEESRRIQCTKCGNSHIWVCTNRTKAKARWCQDCCQYHQAKDGDGWVENKGSLVFDRLQKVEIPRAFVCAESKIFDVSEWATCQGMSCRANTHRPSFHVNMVGLEKSTQRSNSSRYPWDLDAEMTDEEDEFDMWLQQALAAGLFCETSKRRKSWSPFNKKGKNQWRRSS; translated from the exons ATGGAGGATATTGGGCTGTTCAATCAAGGGTTGAAATGGCTGCAATCGAAGGACTGTTATTCTGTAGCGAGGACTGCTGCGAGCTGTTTAAGAGACAAGATTGGGATTTTCAAGGAGCGGCATTGGCCGATGGTTTGTTGTGGATGCGCGAAATTCGGGAGAGGTCTTCTGTTCTTGTTGGTGTATTGGAAAAACTGCTCTATTTCTGGATTCCAGTCTTTTGCTGGGCTCGGATCAGCGGCTCTGCTTGTCATAATGTGGAGTTGCTTCCTGAGCTTGACATCGATGTCATGTCTTCTATATGTGCTTCTTAGTATG GGAGCGGCTGGGGCTGCTGTTCAGTATTTAGGCTACACTCCTGGACTTTTTATTGTGGGGCTGTTTGCCATTCTAATTTTATGGATGTATGCTAACTTTTGGATAACTGGTGCCTTGTTTATAGTTGGTG GCTATCTGTTTTCATTGAATCACGCACGGCTGGTGGTGTTCATGGCAACATTGTATTCTATGTATTGCGTCAAAAGCCAAGTAGGATGGCTTGGAGTTTTTCTCGCAATTAATCTCGCGTTCCTATCTAATGATGTGTTGAACTATTTAATCAAGTGGTGTGATAATTTAAGTGAAAGTACTCATTTTGAGGAGCATAAGGAAGCTGATTCATTTACAGAAAATGATTTTTGCACCAAGTGTGATTACTCTGCTCCTACTGAAGTAGAAACAGAAGAAGAGAAGCTAAAATCATGTAAATCAGCCACTAAGCCTGCTAGTCCTTCACTGATTGTTGAAAAGCCAAAGGAAGTTGCTTCTAAGGCTGTGGTTAGAGAGGATGGAAGTTCCCAGATTGAGATGCAGAGGATTTTAAGTAGTGGCAATCACTATGAAGCCCTTGGGTTTCTCCGCCATAAGAAGATTGATGttatattattgaagaaggaATACCGAAAAAAG GCCATGCTTGTGCACCCCGACAAAAATATGGGAAGTCCACTTGCAAGTGAATCATTTAAGAAACTTCAAAGTGCATATGAG GTTCTTTCTGATGCTGTGAAGAAGAGGGACTATGACGAGCAGCTCAAAAAAGAAGAATCAAAGTTTGTTATGCAGAAATCAGCTAGCACTTCTTATCAG ACTACTGATTTTTGCTCTGAGGAGTCAAGGCGCATACAGTGCACGAAGTGTGGCAATTCTCATATTTGGGTTTGTACAAACAGAACCAAGGCAAAAGCTAGATGGTGTCAG GATTGCTGCCAGTATCATCAAGCTAAAGATGGCGATGGATGGGTTGAGAACAAGGGCTCACTTGTGTTTGATCGGCTGCAAAAG GTGGAAATACCTCGAGCTTTTGTATGTGCTGAAAGCAAGATCTTTGATGTGTCGGAATGGGCTACATGTCAG GGAATGTCTTGCAGAGCAAACACCCACAGGCCGAGTTTCCATGTAAACATGGTTGGATTGGAGAAGTCAACTCAGAGGTCTAACTCGAGCCGGTATCCATGGGATTTGGACGCTGAGATGACTGACGAAGAGGATGaatttgatatgtggctccagCAAGCCCTGGCGGCCGGACTGTTTTGTGAAACTTCAAAACGTAGGAAAAGCTGGAGTCCCTTCAATAAGAAAGGAAAAAATCAGTGGCGCAGATCATCTTAG